DNA sequence from the Fimbriimonadaceae bacterium genome:
TGATCTGTCTCAGAGTGGGGATGATTCCCCAGTATTGCCCCGGTTAGCCGCCGAACCAGTTGGTATGAAAACCGAGGCGGTGCCCGATCCTCCGCCCCCACGACGCGATGAAGAAGACGACGAAGATGAACAGGACCCGATTGTTAGCCTCGAACAGGACTCCAATGATTTTCAGCGCGCGACGATCTCCATCGTGATGACGCTGCTCCCAACGGACCGCCACCCTGACGGCCGCCTCACACTCATCGGCGTACGAAGTCACAACCTCCCGCCGCAGCTGACTACCGCACGATTCAACGACTTATTGCCCCTTCCGGAATCTCTGAGCCAGGCCCTCACACGTTGGGAGCAGACCTTTCCTGCGGCGCTAACGGCACGGAAAACCCAGCGGGACGCAAGAGCCGCCGAGCAACAGACTAGAAGCCTGGAACAGGAGAAAAAGCGCGAAGCGGAACGGCAAGCCAGAAAAGCCAAAGTTGCTAAGCCGACCGCCGCGAAAGCCACGTCCGTGGCCCCAACACCCAAACCGGATCGCGAACAACACTCAGACGATTCCCCCTCAAACACAGCCCTTCCTCAAGCCGGCTTATTCGAGTAGCGAAAGGAGCCTTATGGTTACGCTTCAACTTGAAGGACAAGAAATTCAATTGCCCCCCGAAATCGCCATCAGCGACGATGCGGTTCGCAAAGCGATCGCCCCCCTCTTCCCACAAGCCGCCCATGCCACCATTCAGCGAACCACTGACACGAATGGGATGACAACGATTAGGCTCACGAAACAGGCTGGAACGAAAGGAAATTACCATGTCATCCTCCGTCAGCTTATCGAGTCCCCCCGCCACGTCAATCCCGCCCTCACGCTCTACCAGACATACCAAGCTGAGTCCCAACCAACCCAGGCAACGGTCGAATCCATACTCCTCACGCAGCAAAAGCTGCGTCTCGCCATTGAGCATGGTGAAAAGGAATACAAAGAAACAGCTACCATTAAGGAGCGACTCACAAGCACTCCTGGCTCGCCCAGCCGCATCCTTCCACCTGGGTTTTAACCTGCCCTCCACACCGTTGAACCTTGTTCTCGCATCCCTCAAAAACACAGAGGTTATCTCGGTCCCCTCATGCCTCGAATATCTGGAGGAGAGAGAGCGCGACTTTTGTATTGTCAACACGTTCCATGAGATCTTTCCACGGAGGTTTCGCACTGCCGCCGCCGCCCTTCCGCATCGAAGCATCAAGGAGGCCGCAGAACAGCTTCAAGAAGAGTTCATTAAACTAGTCGAGCAACACTACTTCCCGCTCGATAGCTGGGACACCGAATGGATTCGAGACCGCTTCCCATTCATTCCCATACATTTGGAAAATTATGATTGTGAGTCGGAATTCGAAGAGGTACCGCTTCCAATCTGTATCGCAGCGGCCTGGGTGGGACACTATTCCTACGCCCCCACCTGGACGAATATTCAAGAAGAACTCAGCGAGCACGCTACAATTCCACGATGCTTTTTGAATCCTCAACACCGGTGCAACGTTCAATTTCTTGACTTCAGGAGACGTTGTGCCAGACGGCGCTTTCCCATTTCAGGATTTCCCCAGGTCATCGACATCCTCGGCCACTGCACCGGATCTCTGTTCCTTGACATCAGCTATGACTGCGAGTCACCAGATCACCCGTACCAATGGAACAAACGGGATCTCAAAGCTTTGGCTCGCCAATGGAAACGGGCGCAACTCATGCAAGAAGCCATGAATAACACGACTAAAGCCTTACTCGACAATCCGTCCGCATGGGAAACGATTTTCAGCTGCTGGTCCGATCTTTGTACTGCAACACATGAGGCGCAAACATGAGAGATGCAAGCTCGGGGCACGACGCGTCTCTGCACTTCATCGGCGGGCAATTGCTTCTTGAATACAAGGATGGTGAAGCGGTTGTCAGAAAATGTATTTCACCAGAGGCTGCCAGGAATGCGTTCTCATCAGCCGGGATAGATTCCGACTGGCTCCCAGAACATGTCTGCCGCTATGGCATAGGCCCCGGAGGTCCATGGCTGCTCCTCCGATTTCCCCCTGGTCGATACCTGGTCCCATTGGCTGACCCCATTAGACTTTCCGGAGGAGGGGCCCCACACACAATGCTTGCCGTCCCGATGCCGGGGTTGTTGTTTCTGGGGTATGGGACCCGTTATTACGTCTGGGCCTACAAGCTATGGAAGCACGCGGCAACAAAACTCTTCAAGGCACCGCTTGCAAACGTGTACCCTGATGGCGCGATCTGTTTCGGAAACGTCCATCCACGGGTTGCCCACGGCAACACGATTGCAAACAACTGGCGACTATTCTGGGATAGTAACTTTTCCGACCATCTCGCAAATGGGAAATCCGCCACCCATCCGGACAATATCTTGCCCTTCCTGGCGAAACTTCACTCAACTGAGGCACAAGACTATCCTCTCGATGATCTTGAGCCGGCTCACCTCTCAATTGCCGCCATCATTCGTCAACTGATGGAGAGCGGGAAGTAGTAATCACATATGACGAGGACGTCTCCTTTTATTAAACACCACATTGCGAGTTGTCTACTTCCCGCCGACAATTCCACCCTTTACGACTATGTTCTGGCTGGCAACGGGGTCTTCATTCGCGGCAAACGTAGAGAACTGTCAGTGCTTTTTCCAATTGTCGAACATCCAATTGCCGGCCTTCCTCCCATTGCGGGCAGCCTGACGCTCACGATTCCGAGAATTCCACAACGGTTCATCCAAGAGATGATGGAAGAGGCACTAGGAGCCTGCGCAGAGCCGGCGGGTCCCGTAGAAAGTCTATTTCATTTTGAACACGACACAGATTGGTCCATGACTATTCCAGACCAGATTCGTACGCCATTCTCAGTCCAACCTAGCACCCCTGAACGCTGTCCATCTTACGAGCATGCCATTGTCGAGATTCACTCACACCACACCATGGCTCCACGGTTTTCTGTCGTGGACGATGAAGACGAAACGGGGTTTCGAATATACGGTGTGTGTGGATGGTTGACCACTCGCCCGTCCATTACATTTCGTGTCGGGCTGTATGGCCATTTCATCCCAATCCCAGCGGAGTTCGTTGCAGAGCTACCTCCCACACTTCAGGACACATATAGACAATGAGGGGCGAGATGTCATCGCGACAGGTTGTCACTGCAGGGAATCGCAGCATAGAACAAAACACCAGCACACACCTGGACCTTAGTCATGTACATGCCGTGAATGTGCTTCCTAAGCAGTGCCAACGCCTCCATCTCATCCAAATCGGATGTGGGGGCATCGGAGCGTTTCTTGGTATCCACGTCGCCCGCCTCGCACGGGAGTGTTTCCGTCTATTTGATACGGTGAAGGTCACTTTCTATGATGGGGACACAATTGAAGAAAAGAACCTACGTCGTCAAAACTTCTGTCAGGCAGAAATCGGACACAATAAAGCAGAGGCCTTAGCATTTCGAATCTCTACCGCTTGGGGGATTCCCATTCGCGCGTTTCCACGGCATTTCTCGGAGAAAGAGGCACAGCCTGAGTACGACACCCTGACCATTCTTCTCGGTTGCGTTGACACAGCAAGGGCTAGGCGTAGCCTCCATCAAGCTCTCGCGCGATTGAACACCAGAAACGATGCCCAAGCATGGCTGATTGATGGTGGGAACCTCACCACCCACGGGCAAGTGTTAGTTGGTAACGTCGTCAAAGACTTTAACCCAGACGAGAGCTTTCAGCTGCGCACTGTGTGCCAGTCACTCCCCGCGCCAGCGCTTGTGCACCCAGAATTGCTCAAACGAGAACGTCGCCCCGTCAACACTCAACCGCGGTCATGTGCTGAACTTGCACTAAGTGACCCGCAATCCCTCACGATCAATAGCATCATTGCCTCGCACATGGCGGACTACCTGCTTCGACTCGTCATCACCAAAGACCTTCGCCGTTTTGCAACATATATCGATATGGATACTGGCTCAGCGCGCTCCCTGGCCATTACTTCGACGGGAATCTCCCGTGCACTAGGCTTATACCAAAACAAGTCTATGGGGAGGGCTTCCTAGCCATGAACCTACGACACCGCTAAAGAAAGTCGGTAATACAAGATGACAATACTTCGATCAAAGAAGATCAAGCTCCGACGATCCACATCGAATGCTTACGTTCTTGGAAATGCCGTACGCTTATAGCGCCTGGATTCAACGCTGGGGCCTTTCCGGTATTTTGTGGATTTCTACGGCAAGTCTGACGCACGCCGCACAGCCTCTCCCCCAGGAACTGATGAATCAATGGTTTGCAGTTGAAGTCTTGAGTGGAGCCAAAATTCCTTTATCGATTGAATTCGTGCCATCTCCATGGTCACTGATCCGGCTACGGCTGGCGCCGGACGAACGACTCTTGGTGTTATTTAATGCTCCCGTACAAGACTGCACGATTAGTGGCGACGCCCGGCTAGATCCAGATCGAGGTCGGATCCACATCCGAAGCCATGCCATCACGTGCCGTACTGCTAGAGGATTTGAAACTAGACTCTTCACTGGAACGGTGGTTTCTGAAACTGACGGGTTTCAAGGGGTCCCGTTGTCATTGGCACATCAAAGCCAGGATCAGAAGGGGTACATCGTCCCAGCCGGAGTCCAAGGCACCCTGGTCGTCCTTCCACACAACCCTCCCGAGAGAGTCGACGCCCCTCCCCCATCTCGCAAGTAATCGCTATCCATCTCTTTCGCTGCCCGCATTCGATGCACACTCTTGATGCCTTCAGTCTCTCGGTGGAGCCATGTTAAAGCGAAAACGGCGTTCTCTTCCACACTGAACGCCACTCGCCGGACACGTGCGGCACTCGCGGAGGGAGCGGCACCGTCCCGACTGGAGGAGCCTATAGGAACACTGTCACGCGGCAAGTGTAGCCGGACGTGAATGCGTGGCCCAATCGAGCAGAATGGGCTAGCACGCCAATATCGAGCGACGGTGCATGATCACTAAAGAGAAAGGCGTCAGTATGAAAGAAGCAGATGCACGCCTACCCCAAGGGATGCCAGGACTATGGCGAATAAAACTCAGCGACAATGGGCCGGTAACTATTGTCACGCCACGAGAGGACGAGGATGAAGATCTAACGATTGCGGTGATCACTGAGCCCTTCAACAACAGAAAGGAGGTCCTCGCGAACGCATACCTGATCGCTGCAGCTCCGAAACTGTATGAA
Encoded proteins:
- a CDS encoding ThiF family adenylyltransferase; its protein translation is MSSRQVVTAGNRSIEQNTSTHLDLSHVHAVNVLPKQCQRLHLIQIGCGGIGAFLGIHVARLARECFRLFDTVKVTFYDGDTIEEKNLRRQNFCQAEIGHNKAEALAFRISTAWGIPIRAFPRHFSEKEAQPEYDTLTILLGCVDTARARRSLHQALARLNTRNDAQAWLIDGGNLTTHGQVLVGNVVKDFNPDESFQLRTVCQSLPAPALVHPELLKRERRPVNTQPRSCAELALSDPQSLTINSIIASHMADYLLRLVITKDLRRFATYIDMDTGSARSLAITSTGISRALGLYQNKSMGRAS